GCTAAGAACACTTCAAACCAGTTCAGCTAAATCGAACCTGGTGCTTAACCTCGCTGTAATAAGCCTTGACTAACTAAGGCTGAGGTTTAAAGTGTGTGAAAAGGCGACCTCTTGCAAAAGGGTGTCGCCTTTTCTGCTGATTGAAACCAAGACTTTTTAGAGTGAAATTGATGATGACGAATATTCCAAACAACTTACAAGATGCAAGAGACTTACTGAGCGCAGAGGGTTTTAAGGTTGGCCGTACTTGGTATCACGGTACATCGTCGACATTGGTTGCTTCAATACAAGAGTATGGTTTAAAGCGCTCGGGTGACAGGGCCTTAAAGCAAACGGCTAAAAAAATCATGGCGACGATTGGCAACAGTTATACCGAAACCATCGAACCTGTTTTTCTCACTCAAAGTAAAGAGTTGGCTTACTACTGGGCTGAGCAAAAGGTAAAGGAGCGTGCTGCTCATAACGGCGGTGAAGAGGCCCCGGCAGTACTGGCGATCAACCTGCCAGAGGCAATGAATAACAGCGTTAAGCCGGATGTGGGTGCTGCCAGCCTGTTAATGATTGAGGGCAATGATTTCTTAGAACAGGTGTCTAACCTATACACAGCACACGGCTTTAAAGCGCCGTTGATCGACCCCGCACAGGCAGACCGACTAGATTATTTAAACAAGCTGGGTATGGCCTACATCAACGCCGACATCGATGCCGAGAATTTAGAGCTATTGGTTTAAGGGTTTACCGTCTACGACAAGATTCTGACCGGTGACGACAGTCATTGATTACCGGCAAAAAAGTTAACAGTAGTGTGGCGGTTCTGCCGCCACTTTGAAGCGATGAGCAATCATCGCTTTTTTTATGCCTGAAAAACGCCGAGGGAGCCTCCTTAAGCTTTTAGTTATTTTCTCGGCCCGGTGCGGGCTGGTATTGTTCTAAACAGCGGGCGGCAAAGTCGGTAATCATTTTGTAATCTACCTTGCCATTGGCAAAGCGCTGCATAGAGTCAATCGCATAGATTTTCTTGGGCACCTTGTAGTCCGCAAGATTTTTGCGTAAATAATGTTGTAGGGCGGCCACGTCCAAATTGTCATTGGTCAGCTCGCCACCCTCGACTACAGCCACCACCATCTTGCCAAAACGAGGGTGTGGCAAGCCTATTAGCAGGGCATCGGAGATGGTTTGGTGGCGGATCAATAACTGTTCAACCTCGATGGTATAGACCTTTTCACCGCCGGTGTTAATAACGCTGTTATCGCGCCCCAGCAGAGCTAACAAACCATCTTTTCTGACCGTGCAGCGATCACCGGTTTTGACAAAGCGCTCGCCATTGATCTTGATAAACGTGGCCGCGGTTTTTTCCGGCTCGTTGTAGTAGCCAATAGGAATGTAGCCGCCGGCATAGGCAATGCCGATGGTGTCACTGCCGGGAGCAACTTCCACGAGATTATCGTCAAATATTTTGGTGGTCGGCATGGGGAGAAAGACGCCGGCCTGTTCGGTGGTTAAAGCAAAACCACTGGTCTCGCTTGACCCCAGTGTGTCGAGCAACACCAGGTCGGGGTTTTGTTGAATAAAGCGTGTGCGGCTTTGATCGCTGAGTATGGCGCCGGATGATATCAGTGACTGAACACTATCAAAGCAGCCATCGTCGCGGGCTTCGATGCTTTCCAATAATGGCAAGGCGAAGGCATCACCGACAATCACCAAGCTACCAACCTGATGTTGTTTGATTAAATTAAGGCAGTGATCGGCATCGAAACGTTTGATCCCCGTGGTAACGACCGGCGAGCCCTGAGCCAGCGCACAGATTGCCATCATCAGCCCTGTGCCATGCATCAGTGGGCATAGCGGTAGCAAGGGTTTGGATGCTGGCTGGGTTTGTAAAAGGGTTAAATAGTCGTCCAGTGTGTCGGGGGCGTCGGTTAACGCTGTCGCTGCCATGGCACCAATACCCCACACCTTCATCTTGTGCCACAGCCCAGTATGCTCCCACTGTGTACCCTTGGGCATACCCGTGGTGCCGCCGGTGGCAATGATGATTTGGTTGTCGCTGGCGGTATCGGTTACTAAGTCATCGGCCCGGTAGAGATAGATATCATCCAGCGACACGGCAAAGTCGTTGACCGGGTCAGCGCCGTCTTCCGTCACTTCAACATAGGCAATTGTTTTGTTCAGCTGCGGTTTTATTTCAGCAACCTGTTTTGCAAATTCAGTGGCATAGACCAGGACTTCCACATCCAGCGAATGACAGAGATGCTCTAGCTCTTGCTGTTGATAGCGATAATTAATATTGACATGTGCACAGCCGATTAAACCGCTGCCGAAAAACACCTCTAGGTAGGCATTCGTATTGCGTAGATAGTGACCCACATGGCTGTGTTTTTTAAGCCCCTTGTCTTGCAGCCAGGCGCCAATGCTTCTGGCGCGACGACGCAACTCGGCAAAGGTATATGTTTGTTGTTCATGGATTAATGCCGTGCGTTCTGCCATAGGGCCGAGGCCTATTCGATCGACCGCCTCACTGTAATTCCAACTCATGTTACGTCCTCTGTTTCGGCGCTGCGTTAAGGGGTGGTTAACACAAACTTAAGCTGCTCGCCCTTTATTATTATGTCGACCGCCTGACCGCTTGGGTCACTGGCGGACATCGCTGTTAAGGTTTTTGGGTCTGATGTGCTGGCGACAAAATGTTGTTGCTCATTGGTACGGCCAATAATGATGGCCCGGATGCTGCCTTTTGCCGTGGGGTAAATTACGTAAGAGACAATCCGTCCGGCTGTCGGCGCATCGCTGATCGTCATTGGCTTGTCAGTATTACGCACCCAGGTTTCTGTGTTGGCCCAGTCGATGTCATTAGCGCGGTTCGAATAAATGACACTGGCGTGTTTCGATAGCACGCCGCCATTGGCGGTTACCATGGCGTAGCTTGGCACCGGCTTAGCCGCCGCGGTATTTTGCCGCAGTTGCGTCACCACCTCGGCCATCGCATGGAGGCTGTAGTTGTTACCCGGGCCGCCGAAGTAAGGCAGGCCACCGGTCAGCGTCAGCGCGCGACTGCCATCCACAGGCAGCCCCATATGATTGGCAACTGCGGTGATGGCGCAGGGAAAGCAACTGTATATATCGATCAATTCTATTTGCTCGGCGGTGAGTCCGGCGGTGTCGAGTACACGGTCTGTAACGTGATTGGCGATGGGCGATAACGCCGGATCTGGGCGCTGTGTCAGGGTGTGCTCGGCGCCCTCAGCCATGGCTTGCAGGTAAATAAAGTGAGACTCGGGAACACCCAGCTCGCGTGCCTTGGCGACGCTGCACAGTATCACTGCCGCCGACTGATTAACGCTGTCCTGGGCGATCATGCGCTTGCTGTAGAGGTGATTGAGTGGTGCAGCACTGATAATTTCTTCGGCTGTTTGCTGTCCGGGAAATTGCGCATAAGCGTTGTTGGCGGCGACGGCGCTAAACGATGCCAGCAGCTGTGCCATAGCCTTTTGATGGGCCGGTATCGAACGACCGGCTTGCTGGCGTTGGGCCTGCTCAATGAGAGCGTAATACAGCGCCACACTTGTCAGCCCATTGGCCTGTTCCTGCGTGGTGGCTATGCTTTCACCGATGCCTCGGTCTTCCAGAGGCTGGCTGAACTCTTCACTCCAGTCGAGAGAGAATGTCGGCGTCAGTTTTTTTTGACGGGCGCCGTGGCGCTGATTTTTTAATGCCTCAGCCCCAGCAATTAACACCATATCGCGGTCGCCGCGGGCAATATCCGCGGCAAACTCGATCAACATGGACTGCGGTTGATTGCCCCCCATCGATGAATAAATACGATGTTTTGGCGTGGCGCCTATTGCCTGTGCAATGGATTGCGGCGGGTTATTACTACGGCCCCACTCGCACGGCCATAGGTGCCCCATATCGGAAAACAGACGCGTCACTGCAATGGTGTCGATGTGTTGAGCAATCTGAGCTGTGTCGCATGCCGTACCACTTAGGGCATGCGTCAGCGCCTGCATGCTGGCCTGAGCAGCCAGCGTCATTGGTGAGTCATCGGTTGTCTGGCGTTGTACAAACTGTCCCGCGCCAATTAAAACCGGTGTACGATCATTCATCAGAGCACCAGTTCGGCGATATCACGCAGCTGTTTTTTGTCGGTCGTCGCCACCAACAAGCTGGTGACGCGGGAATCACGCCAGGCCTGAAGGCGATCTTTAATTCGGGCTTTTGAGCCGATCAAAGAGATGCTGTCAGCAAATTCGTCGGGAATAGTGTTAATGGCCTCATCTCGCTTACCTTCCATAAACAACTGTTGAATCTTGTCGGCTTCAGCCTCGTAGCCCATGCGGACAAATAAATCTTTGTGGAAATTTTGTGTCTTGGCTCCCATGCCGCCGATGTAAAAACTTAAAAAGGTTTTTACCCGTAGCAAACCGGCTTGGAGGTCGTCGTCAATATTCACCATGACCATCTGGTTGATCTCAAAGTCGGGCTTGGCATTGACCAGCGACTTTTCATACATGCTTTCGTCATAAGGGTTATAGATCAGCGGCAGCCAACCATCGGCAATCTCGGTCGATAGTGCAATATTTTTGGGGCCTTCAGCGCCCATGAAAATCGGAATGTCTTTACGTACAGGGTGGACAATTGGCTTAAGGGGTTTACCCAGGCCCATGCCATCGTCACCGGTGTATGGCAGCGGGTAATGGGGGCCGCTGTTGGTCACTGGGGCTTCCCGGGCCAGCACCTGTCGCACTATGTCTATGTACTCGCGAGTGCGCGCTAACGGCTTGGGGAAGGGTTGGCCATACCAACCTTCGACAACCTGCGGTCCAGACACGCCCAGCCCCAGTATAAAACGTCCCTTGGACATCAGGTCCAAACTCAGGGCGTGCATTGCACAGGCGGTTGGGGTACGAGCTGATAATTGGACAACAGCGGTACCCAGTTTAATTTTATTGGTATGTGCGCCAATCCAGCACAGCGGGGTGAAGGCGTCATTCCCCCAAGATTCTGCCGACCAAACCGAGTCGTAACCCAGCTTTTCGGCTTCCTGTGCCATCTCAATAAAATTCTCTTGGGGGGCTCTGCTCCAGTAACCCTGCGCTAAACCTAATTTTAAATCACCCATTGTTTAAGCCCCTATTTGACTGTGTGTATGTCGTTATTTTAGTCGCAATATCAAGCCCCAACGGGCAGACATTGGTAATTGAGGGATACATTACACTTATGACAGCATGCTGACAAGTGGTGTGCATGCTGTCGTTTATGATAGGATAACGGTTCGATGATATTGAGTCATACAGTTAAAAAGGTAGACACGTGAGCACTTCACCCGGTGGCAAGGCGGTTTTGGATCTGGTTTTTGAGATTCTTAAAACCGCACCAAAATTGCAATTAAAAGGCGACAAATTGACACAGGATACAGGCCTGACGAGCTCGCGCTGGTGGTGTTTGGTGACCATTGCAGAAAACGATGGCAGTCTCTCCGTCGCCGATATTGCCCGGCGTATGAATTTGCAGCGACAGACTGTGCAGCGTTTTACCGATGCCTTGGCTAAAAGCGAGATGATTACCTACACCGAAAACCCGGACCATAAGCGTGCACGACATCTGTCGATGACCGACAAGGGCAAAGCGGCTTTGGTCACGGTGAAAAAACGCGATAATGACTGGGCAGAAAATACTGCGGGCGCGGTTAACAGCGACGATATCGAAACCACTATCCGCACCTTAACAGCGCTTAGAGATGAAATTACTGCGCAATTTACCGAGCGCTAGACATCGGCTTGTTTGGGTTTGAATATTTTCATAGTGGCTGAGTTGAGAAATGTTCTATGGATATCATAACGACACAGGGGTAATGCCAGAATGACTAATCATTATAAATTTTGCACACTGGAAAAAAGAGACCATATTTGGATTGTGACGATCAATCGCCCCGATGCCCTCAACGCGCTCCACCCGCCGACTAATTATGAATTGGAGTCGGTATTTAATGACTTTGATACCGATAAAAACGCCTGGGTTGCGATTTTAACCGGCGCTGGCAATCAGTCATTCTCTGTTGGGCATGATCTTAAATACCAAGCCTCTGGTGCGAAGGTTACCATCCCTAAAACTGGTTTTGCTGGGTTAACCGCGCGTTTTGATCTCGACAAACCGGTGATTGCTGCCGTCAATGGCTTTGCGATGGGGGGGGGCTTTGAAATAGCCTTGGCCTGCGACCTGATTGTAGCGGACCAACGTGCTCAATTTGCCCTGCCTGAACCCCGGGTTGGTCTGGCCGCTTTAGCAGGGGGAATACATCGGCTGTCGCGCCAGATTGGTCAAAAACAGGCCATGGATATGTTATTAACGGCTCGTAAAGTTGGCGCCGAAGAGGGGCAGCGAATGGGTTTTGTCAACCGTATTGTCAGCGTCACTGACAATACGACAGTGGTTGATGAGGCGGTTAAAGTGGCTGAGCAAATGATCTTGTGTTCTCCGGTCTCATTGCAGATGACCAAGCAAATGCAGCGCCAGGGTGCAGACCTTGCCGACTTAGAAACCGCGGTATCGTATCGATACGAGGCCATTGACACGCTGTTGAGTAGTAACGATTTTATCGAGGGGCCTGCTGCCTTTGCCGAAAAGCGTGCGCCTAAATGGTCGGGCAGCTGATTTGTCACGCGTACTGCCTTTATTGAACACGGTGTGGGTGTGATGGCGGGCTAAGTTTTCAACCACGCCGCCATCACAGCACGCTTAGGCGACGGCAGAAGTACAGGGCTGTTGCCGGTTAAACGCTGACAGTACAGCATTTAATGACGCGGAGACGATGTCTCCGCTTTCCGCTATACCGATGACTGTTTTACCGTCAATGGTCAGGTCGACTATCGCCCTCGCCGAGGCGCTGGCACCTTCTTCGATGGCGTATTCAATATAATTTTCAATATCGATAGACTGTTGGCTGAAACGGCTAATGCCTTTTACAAATGCGGCAAGTACGCCGTCGGCGCTGGCCTTGATCAGCGCTTCTGCACTACCGTTGGTAAGAGTAATGGCAACCTCATCCTGCTCGTCATGATTAATCTGATAGCTGCTGATTGCATAGGGCTGGTCGCCATCTGCCTGGTGGCTACCGATGTGATAGTGTTGTTTAAATAGTTGTAGCACCTTGTCGCTGCTGACTTCGCCGCCATTATCTTCGGCAAAGGCCTGCACCACAGGGCTGAAATCGACCTGTGCCCAGCGGGGTAGGCTGATGCCGTGATCGCTTTCTAAAATATGGGCGACGC
The sequence above is drawn from the Sinobacterium norvegicum genome and encodes:
- a CDS encoding LLM class F420-dependent oxidoreductase, which translates into the protein MGDLKLGLAQGYWSRAPQENFIEMAQEAEKLGYDSVWSAESWGNDAFTPLCWIGAHTNKIKLGTAVVQLSARTPTACAMHALSLDLMSKGRFILGLGVSGPQVVEGWYGQPFPKPLARTREYIDIVRQVLAREAPVTNSGPHYPLPYTGDDGMGLGKPLKPIVHPVRKDIPIFMGAEGPKNIALSTEIADGWLPLIYNPYDESMYEKSLVNAKPDFEINQMVMVNIDDDLQAGLLRVKTFLSFYIGGMGAKTQNFHKDLFVRMGYEAEADKIQQLFMEGKRDEAINTIPDEFADSISLIGSKARIKDRLQAWRDSRVTSLLVATTDKKQLRDIAELVL
- a CDS encoding thiolase C-terminal domain-containing protein, with product MNDRTPVLIGAGQFVQRQTTDDSPMTLAAQASMQALTHALSGTACDTAQIAQHIDTIAVTRLFSDMGHLWPCEWGRSNNPPQSIAQAIGATPKHRIYSSMGGNQPQSMLIEFAADIARGDRDMVLIAGAEALKNQRHGARQKKLTPTFSLDWSEEFSQPLEDRGIGESIATTQEQANGLTSVALYYALIEQAQRQQAGRSIPAHQKAMAQLLASFSAVAANNAYAQFPGQQTAEEIISAAPLNHLYSKRMIAQDSVNQSAAVILCSVAKARELGVPESHFIYLQAMAEGAEHTLTQRPDPALSPIANHVTDRVLDTAGLTAEQIELIDIYSCFPCAITAVANHMGLPVDGSRALTLTGGLPYFGGPGNNYSLHAMAEVVTQLRQNTAAAKPVPSYAMVTANGGVLSKHASVIYSNRANDIDWANTETWVRNTDKPMTISDAPTAGRIVSYVIYPTAKGSIRAIIIGRTNEQQHFVASTSDPKTLTAMSASDPSGQAVDIIIKGEQLKFVLTTP
- a CDS encoding MarR family winged helix-turn-helix transcriptional regulator, whose protein sequence is MSTSPGGKAVLDLVFEILKTAPKLQLKGDKLTQDTGLTSSRWWCLVTIAENDGSLSVADIARRMNLQRQTVQRFTDALAKSEMITYTENPDHKRARHLSMTDKGKAALVTVKKRDNDWAENTAGAVNSDDIETTIRTLTALRDEITAQFTER
- a CDS encoding enoyl-CoA hydratase-related protein — encoded protein: MTNHYKFCTLEKRDHIWIVTINRPDALNALHPPTNYELESVFNDFDTDKNAWVAILTGAGNQSFSVGHDLKYQASGAKVTIPKTGFAGLTARFDLDKPVIAAVNGFAMGGGFEIALACDLIVADQRAQFALPEPRVGLAALAGGIHRLSRQIGQKQAMDMLLTARKVGAEEGQRMGFVNRIVSVTDNTTVVDEAVKVAEQMILCSPVSLQMTKQMQRQGADLADLETAVSYRYEAIDTLLSSNDFIEGPAAFAEKRAPKWSGS
- a CDS encoding AMP-binding protein gives rise to the protein MSWNYSEAVDRIGLGPMAERTALIHEQQTYTFAELRRRARSIGAWLQDKGLKKHSHVGHYLRNTNAYLEVFFGSGLIGCAHVNINYRYQQQELEHLCHSLDVEVLVYATEFAKQVAEIKPQLNKTIAYVEVTEDGADPVNDFAVSLDDIYLYRADDLVTDTASDNQIIIATGGTTGMPKGTQWEHTGLWHKMKVWGIGAMAATALTDAPDTLDDYLTLLQTQPASKPLLPLCPLMHGTGLMMAICALAQGSPVVTTGIKRFDADHCLNLIKQHQVGSLVIVGDAFALPLLESIEARDDGCFDSVQSLISSGAILSDQSRTRFIQQNPDLVLLDTLGSSETSGFALTTEQAGVFLPMPTTKIFDDNLVEVAPGSDTIGIAYAGGYIPIGYYNEPEKTAATFIKINGERFVKTGDRCTVRKDGLLALLGRDNSVINTGGEKVYTIEVEQLLIRHQTISDALLIGLPHPRFGKMVVAVVEGGELTNDNLDVAALQHYLRKNLADYKVPKKIYAIDSMQRFANGKVDYKMITDFAARCLEQYQPAPGRENN